Proteins encoded together in one Telopea speciosissima isolate NSW1024214 ecotype Mountain lineage chromosome 4, Tspe_v1, whole genome shotgun sequence window:
- the LOC122658247 gene encoding protein NRT1/ PTR FAMILY 6.2-like: MSPKITYAIDYKGQPADKTRTGGWLSAACILVVEACERFSTMGIAANLVTYSVGTLHLPSATAANIVSNFSGSGYLLCLVGGFVADTYLGRYLTIAISAVIIAVGAAILSISCAVPSLRPPPCIANSSTCIEANGFQVGVLNLALYVIAIGQGGLKSNVSGFGTDQFDENDKKEKSKMDYFFSRFYFVISLGTILGVTVGIGVQDYVSRSWGYGLCCFAFFFGTLIYISRSKQYRYKKSLGSPIVQVLNVLMAALRKRKLKCPTNVDTLYDDTTDTVPRLHHTDQLRWLDKAAIIDENDYGTNGSVIRNRWKLCSVTRVEEVKMVVRLMPIWVSTIYFWTIHSQVLTFSVEQASTMDSKIGNFQIPAGSFNTFYILGILIGAAFYDRVIIPWMKRWKGKHGFTNLQRMGIAFVFGISSMVVAAIVELRRISVVKAVGGNVTTLPLKFYILIPQFFLVGVAESFMYSGQLDFFITRSPKGMKSMSTGLFLSTVGLGFFISSFMVSIINSVTGNQAGTGWLTSNINYGKLYYFYALIAGLLFIDMIIYIFCAIWYVRTMKNAAQIQSIVASSEEEEKQAMPIQMKGTEEDCN, encoded by the exons ATGAGTCCCAAAATTACTTATGCGATAGACTACAAGGGACAACCAGCTGACAAGACGAGAACTGGAGGATGGTTGTCTGCGGCTTGTATCCTAG TTGTTGAGGCATGCGAGAGGTTCAGTACAATGGGAATTGCAGCCAACCTCGTGACTTATTCAGTTGGGACTTTGCATCTTCCTAGTGCAACTGCGGCCAACATTGTATCGAACTTTTCTGGCTCAGGATATCTCTTGTGTTTGGTTGGCGGTTTCGTGGCCGATACTTACTTAGGCCGGTATTTGACAATTGCCATTTCGGCAGTGATCATAGCGGTG GGTGCTGCCATTTTATCAATATCATGCGCAGTGCCATCACTACGCCCACCCCCTTGCATCGCTAACAGTAGTACATGCATAGAGGCCAATGGATTCCAAGTTGGAGTTCTGAATCTTGCTCTGTACGTGATTGCAATTGGACAAGGAGGACTTAAATCCAATGTATCAGGATTTGGAACTGATCAATTCGACGAGAATGACAAGAAGGAAAAATCCAAGATGGATTACTTTTTCAGTAGATTTTATTTCGTCATCAGCCTTGGAACTATACTTGGTGTCACTGTTGGAATCGGAGTACAAGACTATGTCAGCCGAAGCTGGGGATACGGACTTTGTTGTTTCGCATTCTTTTTTGGAACACTTATATATATATCGCGATCTAAGCAATATAGGTACAAGAAAAGCTTGGGAAGCCCCATTGTTCAAGTTCTCAATGTTTTGATGGCTGCTCTACGGAAGAGGAAACTCAAGTGTCCTACCAACGTTGATACCTTGTATGATGACACTACTGACACTGTTCCTAGACTCCATCACACAGATCAACTCCG TTGGTTGGACAAGGCTGCGATCATAGACGAAAACGACTATGGAACTAATGGTTCTGTGATTCGTAACCGTTGGAAACTATGTTCGGTCACAAGGGTAGAGGAAGTGAAAATGGTGGTTAGATTAATGCCAATTTGGGTCTCCACAATCTATTTCTGGACAATACATTCACAGGTGTTGACTTTCTCTGTGGAGCAAGCTTCAACAATGGATAGTAAAATTGGCAACTTTCAAATCCCGGCAGGCTCATTCAATACCTTCTATATTTTGGGCATATTGATTGGTGCTGCTTTCTACGACCGGGTGATCAttccatggatgaagaggtggaAAGGGAAACATG GTTTCACCAATCTACAAAGAATGGGCATCGCCTTTGTGTTTGGAATTTCTTCCATGGTAGTTGCTGCAATCGTGGAGTTACGACGAATCTCCGTCGTTAAAGCTGTGGGTGGGAATGTAACAACTTTGCCTCTAAAATTCTACATATTGATCCCACAGTTTTTTCTTGTTGGAGTGGCAGAATCATTCATGTACAGTGGTCAACTTGACTTCTTCATAACTCGATCTCCAAAAGGGATGAAGTCGATGAGCACTGGGCTTTTCCTCTCAACTGTGGGACTTGGATTTTTTATTAGTTCCTTCATGGTGTCCATAATTAACAGTGTGACTGGAAACCAAGCTGGCACTGGATGGCTAACCAGTAACATAAACTATGGAAAACTATATTATTTCTATGCTCTTATTGCCGGGTTACTCTTCATAGAcatgataatatatattttttgcgCCATATGGTATGTAAGGACAATGAAAAATGCTGCACAAATACAGAGTATCGTTGCAAGTTCTGAAGAGGAGGAGAAACAAGCCATGCCCATCCAGATGAAGGGTACAGAGGAAGATTGTAATTGA
- the LOC122658248 gene encoding protein NRT1/ PTR FAMILY 6.2-like: protein MSPKITYAIDYKGQPVDKTRTGGWLCAASILVVEMCERFTTMGVAANLVTYSVGTLHLPSSIAANMVSNFSGTGYILCLLGGFVADSFLGRFWTIAISAITLAAGAGILSIACAVPSLRPPPCDVNSNTCIEANGLQVGIINLALYVIAVGEGGLKANVSGFGTDQFDEKDKKEKSKMDYFFSRFYFLISLGTILGVTVGIGVQDYVSRSWGYGLCCFAFFFGTLIYMSRYRSYRYKKCVGSPIVQVLNVLVAALRKRKLKYPTNIDSLYDDSTNTTPTIHHTDQLRCLDKAAIIDEDDYGTNGSVIRNRWKLCSVTRVEEVKMMVRLLPIWASTIYFWTIHSQVLTFSVEQASTMDSKIGNFQIPAGSFSAFYILGILIGAAFYDRVIIPLMKRWKGKHGFTNLQRIGIGFVFGILSMVVAAIVETRRISVVKAVGGNVTTLPLKFYILIPQFFLVGVAESFMYGGQLDFFINRSPKGMKSMSTGLFLSTVGLGFFISSFMVSIINSVTGNQVGTGWLTSNINYGKLYYFYALIAGLLSIDMIFYIFCAIWYVRTMKDAAQIQSIVASSEEEEKQAMPMQMKGALTTSAEEDCE from the exons ATGAGTCCAAAAATTACTTACGCGATCGACTACAAGGGACAACCAGTTGACAAGACGAGAACTGGAGGATGGTTGTGTGCAGCTTCTATCCTAG TTGTTGAGATGTGCGAGAGGTTCACAACAATGGGAGTTGCAGCCAATCTCGTGACTTATTCAGTTGGGACGTTGCATCTTCCTAGTTCAATTGCGGCCAACATGGTATCCAACTTTTCAGGCACAGGATATATCTTATGTTTGCTTGGTGGTTTTGTGGCTGATAGTTTCTTGGGTCGATTTTGGACAATTGCCATTTCCGCAATAACCTTAGCAGCG GGTGCTGGCATTTTATCAATAGCATGCGCAGTGCCATCACTACGCCCTCCCCCTTGCGACGTTAATAGTAATACATGCATAGAGGCCAATGGATTACAAGTTGGAATCATAAATCTTGCTCTATACGTGATCGCAGTGGGAGAAGGAGGACTTAAAGCCAATGTGTCGGGATTTGGAACAGATCAATTTGACGAGAaggataagaaagaaaaatccaaGATGGATTATTTTTTCAGtagattttattttctcatcagCCTTGGAACTATACTTGGTGTCACTGTGGGAATCGGAGTACAAGACTATGTGAGTCGAAGCTGGGGATATGGGCTTTGCTGTTTCGCCTTCTTTTTTGGAACTCTTATATATATGTCACGGTATAGAAGTTATAGGTACAAGAAATGCGTGGGAAGTCCCATTGTTCAAGTTCTCAATGTTTTGGTAGCTGCCCTACGGAAGAGGAAACTCAAGTATCCTACCAACATTGATTCCTTGTATGATGACTCTACTAACACGACTCCAACAATCCATCACACAGACCAGCTTCG TTGCTTGGACAAAGCTGCAATCATAGACGAAGACGACTATGGGACTAATGGTTCTGTGATTCGAAACCGTTGGAAACTATGTTCAGTCACAAGGGTAGAGGAGGTGAAAATGATGGTTAGACTATTGCCAATTTGGGCCTCCACAATCTATTTCTGGACCATACATTCACAGGTGTTGACCTTCTCTGTGGAGCAAGCTTCAACAATGGATAGTAAAATTGGGAACTTTCAAATCCCAGCAGGCTCATTCAGTGCCTTCTATATTTTGGGCATATTGATTGGTGCTGCTTTCTACGATCGGGTCATCATTCCCTTGATGAAGAGGTGGAAAGGGAAACATG GTTTCACCAATCTGCAAAGAATAGGCATCGGCTTTGTGTTTGGAATTTTGTCCATGGTAGTTGCTGCAATCGTGGAGACACGACGGATCTCCGTCGTTAAAGCTGTGGGTGGGAATGTAACAACTTTGCCTCTAAAATTCTACATATTGATCCCGCAGTTTTTCCTTGTTGGCGTGGCTGAATCATTCATGTACGGTGGtcaacttgatttcttcatAAACCGATCTCCAAAAGGGATGAAATCGATGAGCACTGGGCTTTTCCTCTCAACTGTGGGACTTGGGTTTTTTATTAGCTCCTTCATGGTGTCCATAATTAACAGTGTGACTGGAAACCAAGTTGGCACTGGATGGCTAACCAGTAACATAAACTATGGAAAACTATACTATTTCTATGCTCTTATTGCCGGGTTACTCTCTATAgacatgatattttatattttttgtgcCATATGGTATGTAAGGACAATGAAAGATGCTGCACAAATACAGAGTATCGTTGCAAGTtctgaagaggaagagaaacaaGCCATGCCCATGCAGATGAAGGGTGCCCTTACAACTTCTGCAGAAGAAGATTGTGAATGA
- the LOC122658253 gene encoding protein NRT1/ PTR FAMILY 6.2-like, which produces MGIAGNLVTYTSGTLHLPSATGANMVSNFFGTGYVLCLVGGFVADSYLGRYWTILISAVILASGAGILSIVCAIPGLRPPPCDVNSNTCIQANGLQVGLINLALYVIAVGEGGLKANVSGFGTDQFDEKDKKEKSMMDYFFSRFFFIISLGTLLSFTLAVYVQDYVSRSWGYGICCFAFLIGILIYMSRYRSYRYKKSVGSPVVQILNVLVAALRKRKLQYPTNVDALYDDSTDTAPRIRHTDQLRCFDKAAIIDKDDYDSNGSVVRNHWKLCSVTKVEEVKMMVRLLPIWATTIYFWVIHSQVLTFSVEQASTVDRSIGNFQIPPGSFNAFYIFGILVGGIFYDQVIISLMKRWKGRHGFTNFQRIAIGFVIGILAMVVASIVETRRISVIKSVGGNVVTLPLKFYILIPQFFIVGVAEAFMYSGQLDFFITRSRKGMKSISTGLFLSTIGLGFFISSFMVSIINSVTGTQVGTGWLTSNINYGKLYYFYALIAGLVVIDFIFYLLCAVWYVRTMKDASQIESIVVSSEEEEKHAMQMKDVDTLTASTD; this is translated from the exons ATGGGAATTGCTGGAAACCTTGTGACTTATACAAGTGGGACGTTGCATCTTCCTAGTGCAACTGGAGCCAACATGGTATCCAACTTTTTTGGCACTGGATATGTCTTGTGTTTGGTCGGTGGTTTTGTGGCTGATTCTTACTTGGGTCGATATTGGACAATTCTCATTTCCGCAGTCATCTTAGCATCG GGTGCTGGGATTTTATCAATAGTATGTGCAATACCAGGACTACGCCCACCTCCTTGTGACGTTAATAGTAATACATGCATACAGGCAAATGGATTACAAGTTGGACTCATAAATCTTGCTCTATACGTGATCGCAGTTGGAGAAGGAGGACTTAAAGCTAATGTGTCAGGATTTGGAACAGATCAATTTGATGAGAaggataagaaagaaaaatccatGATGGATTACTTTTttagtagatttttttttatcatcagCCTTGGAACTTTACTCAGTTTCACTTTGGCAGTCTACGTACAAGATTATGTGAGCCGAAGTTGGGGATACGGGATTTGCTGTTTTGCCTTCTTGATTGGAATTCTTATATATATGTCGAGGTATAGAAGTTACAGGTACAAGAAAAGCGTGGGAAGTCCCGTTGTTCAAATACTCAACGTTTTGGTGGCTGCTCTACGGAAGAGGAAACTCCAGTATCCTACCAACGTCGATGCCTTGTATGATGACTCTACTGACACCGCTCCAAGAATCCGTCACACTGACCAACTTCG TTGCTTCGACAAGGCTGCAATCATAGACAAAGATGACTATGATAGTAACGGTTCTGTGGTTCGAAACCATTGGAAACTATGTTCAGTCACAAAGGTAGAGGAAGTGAAAATGATGGTTAGGTTATTGCCGATTTGGGCCACCACAATCTATTTCTGGGTCATACATTCACAAGTGTTGACCTTCTCTGTGGAGCAAGCTTCAACAGTAGATAGATCAATTGGGAACTTTCAAATTCCTCCAGGCTCATTCAATGCCTTCTATATTTTTGGAATATTGGTTGGTGGTATTTTCTACGACCAGGTGATCATTTCCTTGATGAAGAGGTGGAAAGGCAGACATG GTTTTACCAACTTTCAAAGAATAGCCATCGGGTTTGTCATTGGCATTTTGGCCATGGTAGTAGCTTCAATCGTGGAGACACGACGGATCTCCGTCATTAAATCTGTGGGTGGGAATGTCGTAACTTTGCCTCTAAAATTCTACATATTGATCCCACAGTTTTTCATTGTTGGGGTGGCAGAAGCATTCATGTATAGTGGTCAACTTGACTTCTTCATAACCCGATCTCGAAAAGGGATGAAGTCGATAAGCACTGGGCTTTTCCTCTCAACTATAGGACTTGGGTTTTTTATTAGCTCCTTCATGGTCTCCATAATCAATAGTGTGACTGGAACTCAAGTTGGCACTGGATGGCTAACCAGTAACATAAACTATGGAAAACTATACTATTTCTATGCTCTTATTGCCGGGTTAGTCGTCATAGACTTTATATTCTATCTTCTTTGTGCCGTATGGTATGTAAGGACAATGAAGGATGCTTCACAAATAGAGAGTATCGTTGTAAGTtctgaagaggaagagaaacatGCCATGCAGATGAAGGACGTCGACACCCTTACAGCTTCTACAGATTGA
- the LOC122658255 gene encoding protein NRT1/ PTR FAMILY 6.2-like has product MLLCASQEGKMNPKISYAIDYKGQPADKTKTRGWLSAALILIVEACERFTTMGIACNLVTYAAGTMHLPSATAANIVTNFSGATYMVSLFGGFMADTFLGRYWTISISAMIETLGVALLAISTIVPGLQPPPCNNGSNTCVEANGLQVGVMNIALYIVAVGAGGLKSNVSGFGTDQFDAKDEKERSQMAYFFSRFYFVISLGTLLGVTMEIYIQDYVSRAWGYGICSIVFFVGIMAFLSRTRRYRYKKCMGSPIIQILQVLVASVCKRNLKCPSIDTLYDDSTKDARIHHTDQLRCLDKAAIIDEKESGTNGSVIQNPWKLCSVTKVEEVKMMVRLIPVWASTIFFWTIHAQLLTFSVEQASTMDRSIGNFQIPAGSFNTFYIAGILVSSVFYDRIIITMMKRWKGKHGLIDMQRIAIGIVFSIVAMIVAAIVETRRISVAKSMGGNVTTLPLNFGILIPQFFLVGVGEAFMYNGQLDFFITRAPKGMKSMSTGLFLSTVGLGFFVSSLLVSIVNKVTGTQVGRAWLTSNINYGKLYYFYALLAVLSFINLVFFVHCAIWYTRTKKNDVQIESIVSSSEEEEKHAVQMEGIRTTSAQEDC; this is encoded by the exons atgtTGTTATGTGCTTCTCAGGAAGGGAAAATGAATCCAAAAATTAGTTATGCAATAGACTACAAGGGGCAACCTGCTGATAAGACGAAAACTAGAGGATGGCTGTCTGCAGCTCTTATTCTAA TTGTTGAGGCATGCGAGAGGTTCACAACAATGGGAATTGCATGCAATCTTGTGACTTATGCAGCTGGGACAATGCATCTTCCTAGTGCAACTGCGGCCAATATCGTAACGAACTTTTCTGGTGCAACATATATGGTGTCTTTGTTCGGAGGTTTCATGGCAGATACTTTCTTAGGCCGGTATTGGACAATTTCCATTTCCGCAATGATTGAAACACTG GGTGTTGCCCTTTTAGCAATATCGACCATAGTGCCAGGACTACAACCACCTCCTTGTAACAATGGAAGTAATACATGTGTAGAGGCAAATGGATTACAAGTTGGAGTCATGAATATTGCTTTATACATAGTTGCAGTGGGAGCGGGTGGACTTAAATCCAATGTATCAGGATTTGGAACTGATCAATTCGACGCGAAAGATGAAAAGGAAAGATCCCAAATGGCTTACTTTTTCAgtagattttattttgttatcaGCCTTGGAACTCTTCTTGGTGTCACAATGGAAATCTACATACAAGACTATGTCAGCCGAGCTTGGGGTTATGGGATTTGTAGTATCGTATTCTTTGTTGGTATCATGGCGTTTTTGTCACGGACTAGAAGATACAGGTACAAGAAATGCATGGGAAGCCCCATTATTCAAATTCTCCAGGTTTTGGTGGCTTCTGTATGTAAAAGGAACCTCAAATGTCCAAGTATTGATACCTTATATGATGACTCCACCAAAGATGCAAGAATCCATCACACAGACCAACTTCG ttgCTTGGACAAGGCTGCAATCATAGATGAAAAAGAATCTGGGACCAACGGTTCTGTGATTCAAAACCCTTGGAAACTATGTTCAGTCACTAAGGTAGAGGAGGTGAAAATGATGGTTAGACTAATACCAGTTTGGGCCTCAACAATCTTTTTTTGGACCATACATGCGCAATTGCTTACCTTCTCTGTGGAGCAAGCTTCAACAATGGATAGATCAATTGGGAACTTTCAAATCCCTGCAGGCTCATTCAATACCTTCTATATTGCCGGCATATTGGTTTCTTCTGTATTTTACGATCGGATTATAATTACCATgatgaagagatggaaagggaaaCATG GTTTAATTGACATGCAAAGAATAGCCATTGGCATTGTCTTTTCAATTGTAGCCATGATAGTTGCTGCAATCGTGGAGACAAGACGAATATCTGTCGCTAAATCTATGGGTGGCAATGTTACAACGTTGCCTTTGAACTTCGGCATATTGATACCGCAGTTCTTCCTTGTTGGTGTGGGAGAAGCATTCATGTACAACGGTCAGCTTGATTTCTTTATAACCAGAGCTCCAAAAGGAATGAAGTCGATGAGCACTGGGCTTTTCCTTTCGACTGTGGGCCTTGGGTTTTTTGTTAGCAGCTTGTTGGTGTCCATAGTCAACAAGGTTACAGGAACCCAAGTTGGTCGTGCATGGCTAACCAGTAACATAAACTATGGGAAATTATACTATTTCTATGCTCTTCTAGCCGTGTTAAGCTTCATAAACTTGGTATTCTTTGTTCATTGTGCCATATGGTACACGAGGACAAAGAAAAATGATGTACAAATTGAAAGCATTGTTTCAAgttctgaagaagaagagaaacatgCTGTGCAGATGGAGGGCATCCGTACAACTTCTGCACAGGAAGATTGTTAA